A genomic window from Methanobacterium sp. BRmetb2 includes:
- a CDS encoding heat-shock protein Hsp20, translated as MKKRDHVSEMKDIVSSMMEDTAKTLDVMRQDIEKKIVDYTFVPGKNIIETDESVIVHVVLPGIKKEDIELNLTEKRLKVKAKFDVEHVVEGTYMTLSDKKSGFIRRTVRFPKKVIPQEAKASFENGVLKVEVPKLEKEESFNVKVE; from the coding sequence ATGAAAAAAAGAGACCATGTATCAGAAATGAAAGACATCGTAAGTAGTATGATGGAAGACACGGCCAAGACCTTAGATGTCATGCGCCAGGATATTGAAAAGAAGATTGTAGACTACACCTTTGTACCGGGTAAAAATATTATCGAAACAGATGAAAGCGTGATAGTTCATGTGGTACTACCAGGTATTAAAAAAGAGGATATAGAGTTGAATCTTACCGAAAAAAGACTGAAAGTTAAAGCTAAATTTGATGTGGAACATGTGGTTGAAGGAACGTACATGACCCTTTCCGATAAAAAGAGCGGATTTATTAGAAGAACTGTAAGATTTCCCAAGAAGGTTATCCCACAAGAAGCAAAAGCATCATTTGAAAATGGTGTTTTGAAAGTTGAAGTACCTAAATTAGAAAAAGAAGAAAGTTTCAATGTAAAAGTGGAGTAA
- a CDS encoding prenyltransferase: MDFSYLVKIIRLGRIHFLTAGFLTFTSGALLAGVLTGQFSLDKFLWGYLVLLPAHLSISYSNDYFDWEADHFIKPNLFSGGSGILVENPELRSTSRNIAVGLILISIFLAILFSILYLSPLFLLLVIFGNLLGWFYSAPPLKLSYRGLGEIAMMISGFIIPGLGYLTIAGLIDLKFIIFSIPSMLYQFVFILSVELPDRKGDKKAGKNTFVVKYNIKTSLLLILLFAILGSVSFLIMGQSNIYPSVNFNLVTLLSLIPVITVIGIYIKKVQFGLVNLTKYIVSSLILLILLIDIYFLTLMANILSI; this comes from the coding sequence ATGGATTTTAGCTATTTAGTCAAAATAATAAGGTTGGGACGTATTCATTTTTTAACTGCAGGATTTTTAACTTTCACGTCCGGTGCTCTTTTAGCGGGCGTATTAACGGGACAATTTTCACTGGATAAATTTTTATGGGGGTACCTGGTTTTATTACCGGCTCATCTCTCAATATCCTACAGCAATGATTACTTTGACTGGGAAGCTGATCATTTCATTAAGCCTAACCTGTTTAGTGGTGGCAGCGGAATTTTAGTAGAAAATCCTGAACTACGTAGTACTTCCAGAAATATAGCAGTGGGCCTTATTCTAATATCCATTTTCCTGGCAATTCTTTTTTCTATCCTATATTTATCACCCTTATTCCTTTTATTAGTTATTTTTGGAAATCTTTTAGGATGGTTTTATTCTGCCCCACCCCTTAAATTATCGTATCGTGGTCTTGGAGAAATTGCAATGATGATAAGTGGTTTTATCATTCCCGGTTTAGGATACCTTACCATTGCTGGTTTAATTGACCTGAAATTTATCATCTTTAGTATTCCTTCTATGCTCTATCAATTTGTATTCATATTAAGTGTGGAATTACCAGACAGAAAGGGTGATAAAAAGGCAGGTAAAAATACATTTGTTGTTAAATATAATATTAAAACCAGTTTATTATTAATTTTACTATTTGCCATTTTAGGATCAGTATCATTCCTTATTATGGGTCAAAGTAATATATATCCATCAGTGAATTTCAATTTAGTAACTCTTCTTTCATTAATTCCAGTCATAACTGTTATTGGGATTTATATAAAAAAAGTTCAGTTCGGCCTTGTTAATTTAACAAAATATATTGTTTCTTCATTAATACTACTAATTTTATTAATTGACATTTATTTTTTAACTTTGATGGCTAATATTTTATCTATTTAA
- a CDS encoding TIGR00341 family protein — MVFRQIEIVVPNDKKEETIEIIKKCEVLDFSHSDFSKRYTRFNIVIKTERTERILDVFQKRFSELEGFRIMVIPVETYIPLPEDFRLDEEVKTAEAEHDKARISREELYIKVTDMSRLSFVYISMVILSSFVAAIGVLNDDVAVIIGGMIIAPLIGPNMCISFSMVMGDLNLARTALKSSFVGIMISIIISVILGIFLNVDSTIPSILLRTNIAQGGIVLALASGFAGSLALITDLSSALVGVMIAVALLPPLVTFGLLLGSGNFFLAGGAFLIFSVNLVAIIFAGILTLIQQKVHPLEKEQEVTAKKMTAISVLILSVILAVLIILTYY; from the coding sequence ATGGTTTTTCGTCAAATTGAGATAGTTGTTCCAAATGATAAAAAAGAGGAAACCATTGAAATCATAAAAAAATGTGAAGTTCTTGATTTTTCTCATTCAGATTTTTCCAAAAGATACACTCGTTTTAATATTGTTATTAAAACAGAACGAACAGAACGGATACTGGACGTTTTTCAGAAACGTTTTTCAGAACTCGAAGGTTTCAGAATAATGGTTATTCCTGTTGAAACTTACATACCTCTCCCAGAAGATTTTAGATTAGATGAAGAAGTAAAAACAGCTGAAGCTGAACACGATAAGGCTAGAATTAGTAGAGAAGAATTGTATATTAAAGTTACAGATATGAGCAGATTATCATTTGTTTATATATCAATGGTAATTTTATCCAGTTTTGTTGCGGCTATTGGGGTCTTAAATGACGATGTGGCAGTTATAATTGGAGGTATGATTATCGCACCCCTAATTGGTCCCAATATGTGTATTTCATTTTCAATGGTTATGGGAGATTTAAACCTCGCCCGCACTGCTTTGAAGTCTAGTTTTGTTGGAATAATGATTTCAATAATTATTTCAGTAATTTTAGGCATTTTTCTCAACGTAGACTCTACCATACCATCTATTCTACTTAGAACCAACATTGCCCAGGGAGGAATTGTATTAGCCCTTGCTTCTGGTTTTGCAGGTTCTCTAGCATTAATAACAGATTTATCAAGTGCTTTAGTAGGAGTGATGATTGCAGTAGCATTGCTTCCCCCGCTGGTAACTTTTGGACTGTTATTGGGATCAGGAAATTTTTTCCTTGCAGGAGGAGCTTTTCTCATTTTTTCAGTTAATTTAGTGGCCATAATTTTTGCAGGAATATTAACTTTAATCCAGCAAAAAGTACACCCCCTAGAAAAGGAACAGGAAGTAACTGCCAAAAAAATGACTGCAATATCAGTATTAATACTAAGTGTAATACTAGCCGTTCTGATTATACTAACCTATTATTAG
- a CDS encoding single-stranded DNA endonuclease — MLDSLYEKALIKKQEIKKAFNQDLEQLKINPDKYWKNYSINETKVDFTISGGDGSFNQKRFMSSILYAVDAECLIYDGNNLKKVESYEVDILPPYKYVQDILRNYMSIFEIKSSYKALKEYNVDLSLFDGSILGNIIRPFPVENELPSDKKIEIKETYLPQLEELLENEEEIGIVSTKLSNEIDRKFEEYNIESMIYLENLENLLVLGGFLKETKNIVSISKTSTRRDYFELKIPDIAIFEKYCKKEGYSDPRHLDVNKTIKRDFPILNKFFRGLEFTVFYCRLENYKNVLKVELPFHASKKQVENILEKIKSVSAGGYPYLLKKAHNDVVIKLQDMEKINKILNLIERTGRDML; from the coding sequence ATGTTAGATTCGCTTTACGAAAAAGCATTAATCAAAAAGCAAGAGATAAAAAAAGCTTTTAACCAGGATTTGGAACAACTAAAAATCAATCCAGATAAATATTGGAAAAATTATTCCATAAACGAGACAAAGGTTGATTTTACAATATCTGGCGGTGATGGAAGCTTTAATCAGAAAAGATTTATGAGTTCTATACTCTATGCAGTTGATGCAGAATGTTTGATATATGATGGCAACAACCTTAAAAAAGTTGAAAGTTACGAAGTAGACATACTACCACCATATAAATATGTACAGGATATCTTACGAAATTATATGTCCATTTTTGAGATAAAAAGTAGTTACAAGGCTTTAAAAGAATATAATGTTGATTTAAGTCTTTTTGATGGGTCAATACTGGGAAATATTATAAGACCTTTCCCAGTGGAAAATGAATTACCTTCCGACAAAAAGATAGAAATAAAAGAGACGTACCTACCTCAACTGGAAGAGTTATTAGAAAATGAAGAAGAAATAGGGATAGTGTCTACAAAACTTTCTAATGAAATTGACAGGAAATTTGAAGAGTATAATATTGAAAGTATGATTTATCTAGAAAACCTTGAAAATTTACTAGTACTAGGTGGGTTTCTAAAAGAAACAAAGAACATAGTTTCTATATCTAAAACTTCCACTAGACGAGATTATTTTGAATTAAAAATTCCAGATATTGCCATATTTGAAAAATATTGTAAAAAAGAGGGTTATTCAGATCCACGGCATCTGGATGTTAATAAAACAATTAAAAGAGATTTTCCCATATTAAACAAATTTTTCAGGGGGTTGGAATTCACAGTTTTCTACTGCAGGCTAGAAAACTATAAAAATGTCTTGAAAGTTGAGTTGCCTTTCCATGCATCTAAAAAACAGGTAGAAAATATATTGGAAAAGATAAAAAGTGTAAGTGCTGGAGGATATCCTTATCTTTTAAAAAAAGCCCATAATGATGTGGTAATCAAGTTACAAGACATGGAGAAAATCAATAAAATATTAAATTTGATTGAGAGAACAGGTCGTGACATGCTTTAA
- a CDS encoding ATPase — protein sequence MTSKVIGRCIGETSPIMVTFVSKKMPLVGEYVSMEYDEKVVLGMIESLIRGSVSITNDIYDPKTIEKIREIEGDDHYIKGSIRILGDIEDLKIPRIPPPPGTEVKIADASVLKKIFHVEYAPLKLGNLITQEEVEVEVDINNMVTRHLAILAMTGAGKSNTVAVVVDGILKMNGSVLIFDMHSEYVQTKFKKGSVNPLKAVLNPLYLEFYEFKRLARIPDNAYVQERYLRKAYNLALKSMRESLITHNDFLMAIEDQLNLWIDDEDFNSKDKKSVTDVANKLDDMRDRYGNILDMNAPDIIDKLKLKSANVIDLGSVDEYASDVIVSHVMRKVLKKRKDYLRNEEGLEFPIFSIIEEAHILAPNNRHTESKRWISRIAREGRKFGVGLCLVSQSPKSLDSDSLSQANNMIILRLVEPTDQRHVQMASESLSDDLISQLPSLNIGEAIVLGLMTKIPTLVKIDQFKGKIAGGDLDIINEWGKGLKKQEQNLEDLDKEYLDLGGDY from the coding sequence ATGACAAGCAAGGTTATAGGAAGATGTATTGGTGAGACCTCACCTATTATGGTAACTTTTGTCTCTAAAAAAATGCCCCTGGTAGGAGAGTACGTTTCCATGGAATATGATGAAAAAGTAGTTCTGGGAATGATTGAATCATTAATAAGGGGTAGTGTTTCCATAACCAACGACATATACGATCCTAAAACTATTGAAAAGATCAGGGAAATAGAAGGGGATGATCATTACATCAAAGGTAGTATACGGATTTTAGGAGATATTGAAGATCTAAAAATTCCTAGAATACCCCCACCTCCAGGGACTGAAGTTAAAATTGCAGATGCTTCTGTTTTAAAAAAGATTTTCCATGTGGAATACGCTCCCTTGAAGCTTGGAAATCTCATAACCCAAGAGGAAGTTGAAGTAGAAGTGGATATAAATAACATGGTAACCCGGCACCTGGCCATACTGGCCATGACGGGTGCAGGAAAATCAAACACGGTGGCTGTGGTAGTTGATGGGATTCTGAAGATGAATGGCAGTGTTTTGATCTTTGACATGCACTCTGAATATGTGCAGACAAAATTTAAAAAAGGGAGTGTCAATCCTCTAAAAGCAGTGTTAAATCCGTTATACTTGGAATTTTATGAATTTAAAAGACTGGCCAGAATACCGGACAATGCCTATGTTCAGGAAAGATATCTTCGTAAAGCATATAATCTGGCATTAAAATCTATGAGGGAAAGTTTAATAACTCATAACGATTTTTTAATGGCAATAGAGGATCAGCTAAATTTATGGATAGATGATGAGGATTTTAATTCTAAGGACAAAAAATCAGTAACTGATGTGGCCAATAAACTGGATGATATGAGAGACCGATACGGCAACATACTGGACATGAATGCCCCGGATATAATTGATAAGCTGAAACTGAAATCAGCCAATGTTATCGATCTAGGATCAGTAGATGAATATGCATCTGATGTTATAGTGAGTCATGTCATGCGGAAAGTGTTAAAGAAAAGGAAAGATTATCTAAGAAATGAAGAGGGATTAGAATTTCCAATATTTTCTATCATTGAAGAAGCCCACATACTGGCACCTAATAATCGCCACACTGAATCTAAAAGATGGATCAGTAGGATTGCCAGGGAAGGACGAAAGTTTGGTGTGGGATTGTGTTTGGTAAGCCAGAGCCCTAAATCATTAGATTCAGATTCCTTATCCCAAGCCAATAATATGATTATACTTCGGTTGGTGGAGCCCACTGACCAGAGACACGTGCAGATGGCCAGCGAGAGTTTAAGTGATGATTTAATATCACAGCTACCCTCACTTAACATTGGAGAAGCCATAGTACTGGGTTTAATGACTAAAATTCCCACACTGGTAAAGATTGATCAATTTAAGGGTAAAATTGCCGGTGGGGATCTGGATATAATAAATGAGTGGGGTAAAGGTCTAAAAAAGCAGGAACAAAATTTAGAGGATTTGGATAAGGAGTACTTAGATTTGGGAGGAGATTATTAA
- a CDS encoding metallophosphoesterase: MRFVHLSDTHLGYRQYGLFEREKDFYDVFMDLTGKIIEERPDFVIHSGDFFESSRPPTTALLTVQNCLAQLKERNIPIYAIPGNHDTIMRKNALPPLVLYKNFGLKLISLRNPYYIENGIFIGGVPFNSRYFADRLKNQIQELSRKSMEYDYRILVLHQGIDKYIPYEYELKIGDIPENFNYYAFGHIHNRIIDDYGQGKLVYPGSPEIWRIDELPTYKTKGKGFYLVDTDGDLPDIQPVDLQLPRETIQKEIEYSDLNKQLKELKDYVSNLNKKPVVNLKVIGQDFNRSHVYELINKCFKDLCLTIRPQYDIQTAADEKISSDNNLDIEDIVKNKLNNPAQSSLTLKLLDKLSHGDMDAAQETVDEFYENYQ; encoded by the coding sequence ATGCGTTTTGTCCATTTATCTGACACCCACTTGGGTTACAGGCAATACGGACTTTTCGAGCGAGAAAAAGATTTTTATGATGTATTCATGGATTTAACCGGAAAAATCATAGAGGAAAGACCGGATTTTGTCATCCATTCTGGTGATTTTTTTGAATCTTCAAGACCACCTACCACTGCCCTCTTAACTGTACAAAACTGTCTAGCTCAGTTGAAAGAAAGAAACATACCCATATATGCCATTCCTGGAAATCATGATACTATAATGAGAAAAAATGCCCTACCACCACTGGTTTTATACAAAAATTTTGGATTGAAACTCATTAGTTTAAGAAATCCGTACTACATTGAAAATGGGATATTTATTGGTGGAGTACCTTTTAATTCTAGATACTTCGCTGATAGATTAAAGAATCAGATTCAAGAATTAAGCCGTAAATCCATGGAATATGATTACAGAATTCTGGTCTTGCATCAAGGAATTGATAAGTACATTCCCTATGAATATGAGCTTAAAATAGGGGATATACCTGAAAATTTCAATTACTATGCTTTTGGCCACATTCACAACCGGATAATCGATGATTATGGTCAGGGAAAACTGGTATATCCAGGTTCACCAGAGATCTGGAGAATAGATGAACTTCCCACCTACAAAACCAAAGGTAAAGGATTTTATTTAGTAGATACTGACGGTGACTTGCCAGATATACAACCAGTGGACCTTCAACTACCCAGAGAAACCATCCAGAAAGAGATAGAATATTCTGATTTGAACAAACAGTTAAAAGAACTTAAAGATTATGTGTCAAATTTAAATAAAAAGCCAGTAGTTAACTTAAAAGTAATTGGCCAGGATTTTAACCGTTCACATGTATATGAACTAATTAACAAATGTTTTAAGGATTTATGTCTCACCATAAGGCCACAGTATGATATTCAAACTGCTGCCGATGAAAAGATATCATCAGATAACAATCTAGACATTGAAGATATTGTAAAAAATAAATTAAATAATCCAGCACAGTCTTCTTTGACATTAAAGTTGCTGGATAAGCTTTCTCATGGAGATATGGATGCGGCCCAGGAGACTGTTGACGAATTTTATGAGAACTACCAATGA